The following proteins are encoded in a genomic region of Cryptomeria japonica chromosome 11, Sugi_1.0, whole genome shotgun sequence:
- the LOC131041196 gene encoding ER membrane protein complex subunit 8/9 homolog, whose protein sequence is MVESNYEVSQKAYVKLVLHALKHKTSAVNGILVGRLSDKTEAVEIIDAFPLSHGQLGLLPTLEIATIQAEEYFTSKGDGLCIVGYYHANERYEDLELSSLAKKIGDHISRYFPQAAILLLDNKLLEELHKGGSKKPVVQLYTRDASKVWRQAGSSSSPGVQLALKEPAANTVLWDYISERREERVVDFDEHLDDISKDWLNNNLFN, encoded by the exons ATGGTTGAGAGCAATTATGAAGTAAGCCAGAAAGCTTATGTGAAGCTGGTGCTGCATGCCTTGAAGCACAAGACCTCTGCAGTCAATGGCATTCTTGTTGGAAGACTCTCTGATAAAACAGAAGCTGTGGAGATCATAGATGCCTTTCCTCTGTCTCATGGACAGCTGGGACTCCTACCTACTTTGGAGATTGCCACCATTCAG GCAGAGGAGTACTTTACTTCTAAAGGAGATGGGCTTTGTATTGTGGGTTACTACCATGCAAATGAAAGGTATGAGGATCTTGAGCTCAGCTCTTTAGCCAAGAAAATTGGTGATCATATCAGTCGATATTTCCCTCAAGCTGCCATACTTTTG CTGGACAACAAACTCTTAGAAGAACTGCACAAAGGTGGTAGCAAGAAACCAGTTGTTCAG CTTTACACTAGGGATGCATCAAAAGTTTGGCGCCAAGCTGGATCAAGTAGTAGCCCAGGTGTTCAACTGGCGCTTAAAGAACCTGCTGCTAACACTGTTCTTTGGGACTACATCAGCGAGAGAAGGGAGGAACGTGTTGTGGACTTtgatgaacatttggatgataTTAGCAA GGACTGGTTGAACAACAATCTTTTCAACTAG